In the Haloferax marinisediminis genome, GACCCAGAGTCGGTAGTCGCCACGGCCAAACACTTCCCTGCTTACAGCGAACCAGTCCGTGGGGAGGACACTGCACCAGTCGAGGTTTCCTCGTATCTCCTCCGTAACGTGTTCTTACCGTCGTTCCTCGATGCACTCGACGAAGGAGTCGCGTCCGTCATGCCGTGTTACAACGCAATCGACGGTCGTCCAGCACACGGGTCACGCGAGTATCTCACTGACCTGCTCCGGGGAGACCTCGGATTCGACGGGACAATCGTCTCGGACTGGGGCGGCGTCAACATGCTTCACGAAGACCACCACGTGACGGATGACCACCGAGGATCGGTGCAGATGACCCGTACTGCGGGGCTCGACGTGGCGTCAGTCGACGCAACTGCACACGCAGACAACATCGTATCGCTCGTCGAAGACGGGGAGTTATCCGAACAGGTCCTCGACGCTAGTCTCAGACGTGTACTCAGCCTCAAGTTCCGTCTCGGACTGTTCGAAGACCCCTTCGTCGACCCGAACGAAGCTCGGGACGTCGTCGGAAGCGACGCGCATCGCTCCGAAGCACTGGAGACAGCACGGAAGTCGATGACACTCCTCCAGAACGACGAGACGCTCCCGCTGGACCCCGACGCAGACGTCCTCGTCGCGGGACCAAACGCCGACGATCCCATCCACCAACTCGGTGGATGGAGTGTTCCGGACCCGGAAGGAACCGACGTCGTCACCATCAGAGACGGAATCGAATCCGTCTGTAACGGGACGGTAACCTACGAACAGGGTGCCACGATGAACGAACGACTCGACATCGACGCTGCCGTGGCGGCCGCAGAAGATGCCGACGTCGCAATCGTCGCAGTCGGAGAGAACTGGTATCTCCACGAGTTCGGCCCCACCGAAGAGAGCGGTACAGCGATGGACGAGTTCCCGAACCGAACCACACTCACGCTTCCCGATGCACAACGTGACCTCGTGAAAGCACTCCACGAGACGGGAACACCCGTCGTCGGGGTACTCGTCACCGGTCGGCCACTGGCCGTCGACTGGATGGCGAGCAACCTCCCTTCGCTGTTGATGGCTTACTACCCCGGAACGATGGGCGGGCAGGCAGTGGCTGAAACACTCTTCGGCGTGTGTGACCCCGGTGGGCGATTGCCCATCTCGATTCCGCGCTCGACTGGCCACCTGCCGACTCGGTTCAACCACTTCCCTCACCCCACGCCGATTGGTTCGGAGGAACATCTCTCGTCGTACGACCCGCTGTTCGAGTTCGGGCACGGGCTGAGTTACACCGACTTCGAGTTCGGTTCCGTGTCGGTCACCGAAGAGACCCTTCCTCCACACGGGACGACGACCGTCGAGGTCCCGGTCGAGAACGTCGGCGACCGGTCCGGTTCGACCGTTGTGCACGTGTACGTCACCGACCATGCTAGTTCGCGAGTCACTCCTGTTCGGGAACTCTGTGGGTTCGAACGAGTCTCACTCGACGCAGGGAAAGCGGAGACAGTGACTATCCCAATCGACGCACCGTCACTCGGGCGTGTCGACTCCTCAGGAACACTTCGAGCGGTTCCTGGCGAGTACACGCTACACGTCGAGGACCAGTCGGTAACGGTCACCATCGAATCGGACTTCAACTGAGCACCGTCAGCGCGGTCGGAATCCGCGCCGAGTGACATTCTCTTCATTTCCACAGCGTCGTAGACGTTTCTTCGTCACTTTCTGGGAGAACCGTATTCGAATCCCGGTCTAGGGGGGTGCAGTTTCAGTGAGGATAGAAGCATCTGATATTCGAATATTCGGCGTAGACACCGGTTTCAGGCCTTTCATCCGTCGGGAAGTGGTTATTTTACCGTGGTGGATTGTGGTGGGCAGAACACCCAACACACGTGTAATATTTCAATTATATCATATATCCTATTGATTGGTTCTAAGTGTAATCATTAATTGGCCCCCTCGGTCAGTGACACATCTGGATTCAGCTTATCTGAGGGCCAAAACCAGCGTTTAGGATTCAGCCACTATTTTTGGTAAGTTATCTTATATGAAGTCAGAATTTGTATAGTATGTCTAACAATATAATTACTGACGTAACGGAGAAGTGGTCAACGTTCCCTGGAAAACGGGTGATTCGACAGACAGCAGGTCAGATACGAGCGTCTATGTCGAGTCCGCTGAGATTCGTATTCCGATTGCGAATCACGGAAGGCGTTCTGAAATACGAGGAGACAGAGTGGGAGAGAGGCACTTCGCCGAGAACGTATCGGGGAGTTGAGGGCGAGTCGTGAGTGAAACGAGTCCAATTTCCGTCTATTACAAGCGTAGGCCTGTCACGACCACACATCGTTTCGAGTATAGGTGGGTCGATCAACTCGCAGAGTGCGAATCAATGTGAACGGGTTACCAACTGAGCACACCCCCATTACGTCATAGGTGGCACAGCACGGACAGTACTTACTCGACCTTATCAAAATCAGATTGTTTGCGATGGCCAAACGGTTACTAATACCGACAGGGGTTTTTTGGGATCGGAAACTACGCTCACAGTGGTGCCCGCCCCTCTGCTCCGTCATCTCCCTTCGACAGTTCTGCGAGTAGATTACGCCGCAGTAATCGAGTCGTCGAGGAGTTCGACAGCGATGTCGAGTTCACGGTCACGGACATCTAACGGAGGAAGAAGCCGAAGTGCCTTCTTCCCGCAGCCGAGGGTCAACAGTCCTCGTTTGAGAGCTTCGTCGACGACAACGTCTCGCCGTTCTTTGGTATCGAATTCGATGGCGACCATCAACCCGAGACCTCGTGCGTCGACCACGGCATCTTCGTGACGTTCCTGAAGGTCGCGAAGTTGCCCGAGTAAGCGTTCGCCCTTCTGTTCAGCGTGACTGAGAAGGTCGTGCTCTTCGATGGCAGCGAGTGTCAGCGTGCCCTGAATCGACGAGAGAATGTCTCCGGCACCCCACGTAGAGGAAAGCCGACTCTTTTCTTCGGGGAAGATGTCCATGCTGGAGATAGTTGCACCGACGCGGAGGGCCTTGGCACTCGTGATGACGTCCGGGTCCAAGTCGTAGTGGTCGACTGCCCACATCTCACCTGTTCGACCGACACCGGACTGTATTTCGTCGGCGATAACAGGGATGTCGTGTTCGGTAGCCAACTCGTCGAGTTCGCGCATGAACTGCGGGTCAGGGACTTGATAGCCACCTTCACCTTGGACTGGTTCGAGAATGATGAACCCGACTTGTTCTGCCGGAATGTGACCGTGTTTTGAGTCGAGTTTTTTCCGGAGGCGTTCGACCCCCTCGACTGAGTAGGGGACGTCGTGGATACCGCTCAGTTCGGGGAATTTTCGCCTGTGAACCGATTTCGAACGGTTCAGGGACAGTGCACCGAGCGTTCGTCCGTGGAAGGCACCTTCGAACGTGATGCCATATTTGGGTAGCTCACAGTTATCGTAACAGATCTTGATCGCATTCTCGACGGCTTCCGCTCCGGAGTTCGAGAGGAAGACAGTGTCCATGTCGTAGTGCGATGTGATTTCGGTGAGTTTGTCCATCAAGTGTGCTGGACCGGGAACATCTGTTTCGTCCGGTGTCCCCCCAGTGCTAACGTAGAAATCCTGTCCCGCAATCTTCAGCGGGTCGACGATGTCGAACTCGTGGAGTTTATCCACGATTTTCGGATTGTTGTACCCAAGTGGTGCCGCAGCAACGTGGCTCGTGAAATCTAACAGGACGTTACCATCAGCATCGGTGCAGAACGGCCCCTCTGCATCTTTCGTAATATCCCAAACGAAGTCGTAGACGTACGTGCTCGGTGCAGACGACTGACGATGGAAATCTACCCACTGACTCGCCTTGGGGCCGGGTAACTGCTCAACACGTGGTTCTGCTGTCTCACGCTGCATACAGTCAGTGCAAATACTCAATAGATAAATCATGCGGAATGCCCGTTCTGACTGATAATTCGCGTGTGAACGTCAGGAACAGACACTGTCCACACAAACTGAACTAGAGGAGAGTCTACTAAGAATAACAGAACACTCGTGTGAGACATGACACTGTAGGACAAGTTTCGTTTGTCATTGCCAAACAGACCTCCTATTGAGACCGATATTCGAGGAGGAATGCCAGACTCAGTTAGAGTCCACAAGTATAGAAAGAGATTCACGGAGATTTCACCGTGTCTAATCAGAAATTTTGCTCCTGACCCGACGAAAACAGCATTCGGCAGTTTGGGTTTCGATTCTCTCTTTTACATAATTATGCTTGTAATGGGAACGAAGAATCACATACCCAATGACCATTACACAAGTACAGGCGTAATGCAAGTCAGATACCGCCAATATCGTGTTTGGCATTGGCAAACGACAAATGCCACTCCCTCAACGAACCGAACTACCGTTACCCTTGGTCAATTTCGATCTGGTTCGCTGCCCCCCTGACGCTCGCAGCCAATTCCTCGATTCGAGTGTCGTCTAATCGAGAGGCGTGCCCACTAATGGCTATTGCACCCATGAGTTCACCAGAGACGTACTTCACGGGACACGCGACGGACCGAGCACCGAGCACTTGTTCTTGGTTGTTCACGGCGAAACCCCGTTCGCGAACGAGTTCGAGTTCTTCATCCAGCAGCTCACGGTCAGTTATCGTCTCCGACGTCATCGGTTCTAACTCTCGATCGAGCACAGCATCTCGGCACTCATCCGGCATGTGGGCTAACATCGCTTTTCCCACCGCCGTCGCGTGGAGTAGCGTTTTCCGACCAATCGGGGTCACAGACTCGATCGCTTCTGGGCCACCACGGGTCGCATGAACGAAATGAACCATCTGGTCCTCCTCGACAGCGAGGTGCACCACTTCACCCGTTTTTTCAGCGAGCGAATTCGCAATCGATGCCCCATAGTGGTAGAAATCGAAGTTCTCTCGAACTCGATTTCCCGTCGAGAGGAACCCAAGACTCGCGTGATACTCGTCACCCTGTTGGCTTACGTAACCGAGCTGAGACAGTGTCGAAAGATGCGTGTGCACCGTCGTCTTCGAACAGTCGAGTGCGTCGGATAATTCGGTCACTCCAGCACCCTGTCGGTCGATTAGTTCGTCCACGATTGCAAACGTCGTGATGACCGACTTGATAGAGCGTTGTTCCGGTCCGTTGGTACCCATACACCCACCTCTTCGACCTCTTTGATAACTGTTTGGGATTACCAAACAGAAAATTCCTCAAAAATGTGAGCGGGCAGCAAAATTCGTGAAAAACTATTTAGTAGGTGAGGCTCAGGGGAGTGGTAATGGAACCCATAGTGATTATAGGCGGAGGCATCATCGGCGCCAGCCTCGCATACCACCTCCGTGACCACCCTCGTCCCGTTATCCTGTACGAACGAGACGCCCTCGGGTCTGGAACGTCCGCTGACTCTGTCGCACTCTTCGTTTGGCACCAATCCACACCAGACCGGTCGAGCCACAAACTACGCACGCGTTCGTGGGAACAGTACGAACCGCTCATCCAGAGCGGGACTATCAGTTTCGAGCAGATCGGAACACTCGACGTCACCAGAGATGACGACGAAGCCGAAGCACTTCGTGACCTCACTGGAAGCCTCCAAGAATTTGGTGCTGAGGCGTCCTTCCTCGGTCCGGATGCATTGGCCGAACACGGCCTCAACCCTGACGCTGTTGCAGGTGCGATGTGGACCCCAGAGGATGGATATCTCGACCCATCAGAGATCATCCAGCATTACATTCGGGAGGCAACTGACTCGGGTGCCACCGTCGAGACGCAGACCGCCGTCACAGACATCATCACCGAAGAGGGTCGTGTCACGGGCGTCGAAACCGAAATAGGCACCCAGTCGGCAGCGGTCGTAGTGAATGCGGCAGGTCCGTGGGCTCCAACCGTGAACGAGATGGTTGACGTGCCCCAGCCGTTCAGGCATAATCGCGGCCCCGTGGTCGTCCTGCAAAAGGACGAGTCCTTTGGCCTCCCATTCATCCAGTTCGATGACGGGCTCTACTTCCGCAGTGAAGGACGGAACCAGGCGTTCGCTGGGAATTTCGGTGCGAGCTACGAGGACGCAGAGCTTCTGAATCCATCGGGTGCACGCTCGGTCGACCACGACTTCTACCTCGAAATCGACGACCGTATTCAGGAAGCCATTCCACGGCTTGAGGGTGTCGAACTCGCAAACGAGTGGGTCGGCGTACGGACACTCACACCAGATGGCGTTCCCATTGTCGGTGAAACCAACGTCGACGACTTCTTCATCGCCGCCGGGATGAACGGACTCGGTGTCACACTGGCGCCGGCAGTAAGCGAGTATCTGGCCACCATCATCAAAGGCGGAGACGTTGATGACGATGTAGAAGCGTATCTATCCCCATCTCGGTTCGCCTAACTTCTCCGAATAGCTCCAGTTTCCCAATCGAGAGATTGGGCGGTGTTAGCGGACGTGTTGTGACCTTGCAACATGACAACAAGCAAGTGTGAATGGCGGCACTTTCGGTCCGGTCCTGTACGCCTCGGTCGCTGCCGTCGTCGGTAAGGGGCTGTTTGGTGACCACTGTTCGCCGCTCTCCGACACCAGCATCCTGTCGTCGTTCGGTGTGTTCATAGCGCCACAACAGAATCGCGATATCCTCTCACGTTTTCGAGCGTGTAACCACGGAAGTTGGCCTGCTGGTCAAGAACGGTACAATCGTACCAACCCTCGCGTGGGTTGGTGAAGAACAGGTAGATGAACGTCAAACCACAACCCCACATGTTATCCATCATTAACGTCCCCTAAGATTTATATAGTCTTGTGGAGGAGTGGCAATTCGATGTTGGATGATAGCAAAGGCCTTGACATCGAAGGTTCAGAGCCTGATGCCAAAGGCGATACATCGACGAGTCGAAGGAGTGTCAATCGAAGAACCGTTCTCGCTAGTATTGGTGGCGCAGTCACTGCAGGGCTAGCCGGGTGTGGCGGGAGCCAGAATGACTCTGGTTCCGGAGGGTCGGGAGGCGGCAGCGACCAGAGCGGTGGGTCGAGTGGCGGTGGCAGTCAAAACTTAGGAGAACGCGTGCCACCCCTCGTCATCGAGTATTGGACGAACTGGTCGCAGGCAAAAGCCGAGGAGGACTTCCTTCCCGTCGTTGCCCAGAACTTCGAAGAACTCGGTCTCACGACGGAGATTAAACCGGTCAATGGTGGAACACAGCTCTCACAGACGTTCGCCGACCAGCGGACGAACCACATCACGAAAGGGTACCACGAGTCTGCACCCGACCGTGCCGATCCCTTCGAGTTCACTCGTATCTTCGCTGCAGACTACGCGGGCGGCAACGGGCGGCCGAATTATCCAAACTGGGCAAACTGTGCGTACACCGAACCGGCACTCGCGCAGGCGAACGCGGCAAGCCTCGAAGAGCGTCAGAAACTCATCAATGAAGCCCACAAAGTGATGGGCGAAGAGGCCCCAGTGATTCCGCTCATCCGGTTCTCCTACTACTACGCTGCCCGGTCCGACTTCATCGATATCGCAGGGGTCGGCCAATCCGGGATGGGACCGATGAACCCGCACTTCTACATCCAGTCCGAAGCGAAGACCGGCGACAGCATCGTGGCCGGGTACTCCGGGTTCAGCATCGCGGAGTCTCTCAACTTCCTCACGATGTCGTCCCACGCAGACATGTACCCATACGGGCACATGCTCCACTCGCCGTTGCTCGAATACGACGAGAATCGCGAACTGCAGAACATGCTCGCCTCAGACTACACGGAGGAGAACGAG is a window encoding:
- a CDS encoding glycoside hydrolase family 3 N-terminal domain-containing protein, with product MQSESTHPPYRDDSLSTERRVEDLIDRMTLTEKAGQLVGTWAGQLGELKSVEDVEAEVTEYTIGAVASFGWAGAVDARLDDVVETVNRLQEVALTETRLGIPLLFNVDAVHGHAYVAEGTAFPNGLGMAATWDESGAETIADITATEVRKTGAHQNYSPTCDVAREPRWGRTFETFGESPFLCGRFAAAMVRGYQGDGLDDPESVVATAKHFPAYSEPVRGEDTAPVEVSSYLLRNVFLPSFLDALDEGVASVMPCYNAIDGRPAHGSREYLTDLLRGDLGFDGTIVSDWGGVNMLHEDHHVTDDHRGSVQMTRTAGLDVASVDATAHADNIVSLVEDGELSEQVLDASLRRVLSLKFRLGLFEDPFVDPNEARDVVGSDAHRSEALETARKSMTLLQNDETLPLDPDADVLVAGPNADDPIHQLGGWSVPDPEGTDVVTIRDGIESVCNGTVTYEQGATMNERLDIDAAVAAAEDADVAIVAVGENWYLHEFGPTEESGTAMDEFPNRTTLTLPDAQRDLVKALHETGTPVVGVLVTGRPLAVDWMASNLPSLLMAYYPGTMGGQAVAETLFGVCDPGGRLPISIPRSTGHLPTRFNHFPHPTPIGSEEHLSSYDPLFEFGHGLSYTDFEFGSVSVTEETLPPHGTTTVEVPVENVGDRSGSTVVHVYVTDHASSRVTPVRELCGFERVSLDAGKAETVTIPIDAPSLGRVDSSGTLRAVPGEYTLHVEDQSVTVTIESDFN
- a CDS encoding class-III pyridoxal-phosphate-dependent aminotransferase, coding for MQRETAEPRVEQLPGPKASQWVDFHRQSSAPSTYVYDFVWDITKDAEGPFCTDADGNVLLDFTSHVAAAPLGYNNPKIVDKLHEFDIVDPLKIAGQDFYVSTGGTPDETDVPGPAHLMDKLTEITSHYDMDTVFLSNSGAEAVENAIKICYDNCELPKYGITFEGAFHGRTLGALSLNRSKSVHRRKFPELSGIHDVPYSVEGVERLRKKLDSKHGHIPAEQVGFIILEPVQGEGGYQVPDPQFMRELDELATEHDIPVIADEIQSGVGRTGEMWAVDHYDLDPDVITSAKALRVGATISSMDIFPEEKSRLSSTWGAGDILSSIQGTLTLAAIEEHDLLSHAEQKGERLLGQLRDLQERHEDAVVDARGLGLMVAIEFDTKERRDVVVDEALKRGLLTLGCGKKALRLLPPLDVRDRELDIAVELLDDSITAA
- a CDS encoding IclR family transcriptional regulator; this translates as MGTNGPEQRSIKSVITTFAIVDELIDRQGAGVTELSDALDCSKTTVHTHLSTLSQLGYVSQQGDEYHASLGFLSTGNRVRENFDFYHYGASIANSLAEKTGEVVHLAVEEDQMVHFVHATRGGPEAIESVTPIGRKTLLHATAVGKAMLAHMPDECRDAVLDRELEPMTSETITDRELLDEELELVRERGFAVNNQEQVLGARSVACPVKYVSGELMGAIAISGHASRLDDTRIEELAASVRGAANQIEIDQG
- a CDS encoding NAD(P)/FAD-dependent oxidoreductase — protein: MEPIVIIGGGIIGASLAYHLRDHPRPVILYERDALGSGTSADSVALFVWHQSTPDRSSHKLRTRSWEQYEPLIQSGTISFEQIGTLDVTRDDDEAEALRDLTGSLQEFGAEASFLGPDALAEHGLNPDAVAGAMWTPEDGYLDPSEIIQHYIREATDSGATVETQTAVTDIITEEGRVTGVETEIGTQSAAVVVNAAGPWAPTVNEMVDVPQPFRHNRGPVVVLQKDESFGLPFIQFDDGLYFRSEGRNQAFAGNFGASYEDAELLNPSGARSVDHDFYLEIDDRIQEAIPRLEGVELANEWVGVRTLTPDGVPIVGETNVDDFFIAAGMNGLGVTLAPAVSEYLATIIKGGDVDDDVEAYLSPSRFA